A single window of Onychomys torridus chromosome 8, mOncTor1.1, whole genome shotgun sequence DNA harbors:
- the Cbx1 gene encoding chromobox protein homolog 1: MGKKQNKKKVEEVLEEEEEEYVVEKVLDRRVVKGKVEYLLKWKGFSDEDNTWEPEENLDCPDLIAEFLQSQKAAHETDKPEGGKRKADSDSDDKGEEGKAKRKREESEKPRGFARGLEPERIIGATDSSGELMFLMKWKNSDEADLVPAKEANVKCPQVVISFYEERLTWHSYPSEDDDKKDDKN, translated from the exons AtgggaaaaaaacagaacaagaagaaagtggaagaggtgctagaagaagaggaagaggaatacGTGGTGGAAAAGGTTCTTGACCGGCGAGTTGTCAAGGGCAAAGTGGAGTATCTTCTGAAGTGGAAGGGCTTCTCAGA TGAGGACAACACTTGGGAACCAGAAGAGAACCTGGATTGCCCTGACCTCATCGCTGAGTTCCTGCAGTCACAGAAAGCAGCTCATGAGACAGATAAACCAGAAGGAGGCAAACGCAAAGCTGACTCTGATTCTGACGACAAGGGAGAAGAAGGCAaagcaaagaggaagagagaagag TCAGAAAAGCCACGAGGCTTTGCCCGGGGTTTGGAGCCTGAGCGGATTATTGGAGCTACTGACTCCAGTGGAGAACTCATGTTCCTGATGAAATG GAAAAACTCTGATGAGGCTGACCTGGTCCCTGCCAAGGAAGCCAATGTCAAGTGCCCGCAGGTTGTCATATCTTTCTATGAGGAAAGGCTAACGTGGCATTCCTACCCCTCAGAGGATGATGACAAAAAAGACGACAAGAATTAG